From the genome of Hyalangium gracile, one region includes:
- a CDS encoding S8 family serine peptidase, which yields MRWSTQVLGAMWLVATLACEGSGPGLEPRSEAIRPGLATHKVQLSAEQARQLAQRGANVQHIADYGSFQLVSVDEDAMAALPEGAEPRDDFNDILLNAGTIDTASPHGQSLRGMKLPASGKSLHIVQFAGPIQPQWVEALQATGVQLITYIPNNAYIVYGDAASLTRLQRHVSSERSIQWSGDYLPDFKLDPSIHRLQTETYALQLIQDEEANGATLELIRARQSRDGTTQEALGYVNVVAWLTKRELHELAARPDVLSIQPYFVPRPHDERQGVIVSGRLSGNNPTGPGYLAWLASKGFTQAQFTASGFGVDVSDSGLDNGTQAPNHFGLYVDGDVSKASRVVYNRIEGSGSSMLSGCNGHGTLNAHIIGGYSDLTGSPFADAEGYAYGLGVAPFVKLGSSVVYGPDFTNPDFEDLQSRAYRDGMRISSNSWGSDSSNAYTQESQRYDALVRDAQPTGSAVPAAGNQQMVIVFSAGNSGPGPNTVRTPATAKNILTVGASESVQPFNALDFCTVGDDDANSVHELFDASSRGPTADGRKKPDLVAPGTHVVGGVAQAASQRANPPAAPLGQSLACFDASGVCGGANGAPYFPSGQQWYTASSGTSHAAPVVSGGAALLRQYFINQGMTPPSPAMTKAYLMNTARYLTGADAIDALWSNKQGMGLMDLGMAFDGAQRLLDDENPANLFTATGQSRTFSGVIADTTRPFRVTLAWTDAPGTTTASPWKNNLDLTVTVGANTYKGNVFTGPSSTPGGTADGVNNVESVFLPPGTDGTFTITVTAANINSDGVPANASSLDQDYALVAYNSCASASQVPTGVSATANGNHRIDVNWAPNGATEYNVYRSTTAGGPYTRVATVAAPPYADLGVSGGIRYYYVVRAVQCAESPRSTEVSAIPNGACTLPPTFAGISAVSNAQAATCANTVTWAAGTPACGGTLSYSVYRGTSPGFTPSVGNRIATGLTGTSFADDLNLTSGTKYFYVVRATEQGGATNEDTNTVEKSSTPTGAETTGLNYFDDLDGNRPTNASLYWLPTSTPAGLINLTSNCRYQSALKAYRFGRASTGCGGYYPSSAEGTLVLGGNGVTAPSIYGFNLPVSTRTPQLTFNIWHVLETGRDGAWLSYSTQGPNGPWTQVGDAESSTAPYISAGGYDGALDASPNIRIWTGPRSGANGSFKPVTVNLSALAGQRVWFAFRFYTDSSWEEEGFYLDDVRLTADAYATCSTRTPPVGPAVAYRVSGMSDSRQSGSSFFATFTAVDSVGIPVTSYTGTAAISSSDPQWSGATSLNFTAGEAVGLYTLRTAGTQTLTATSTTNPTLRGSGSSFIIPSAASGMIFSVQPATAVAGVPIHPAVKVRLVDLYGNIVSSGSGSVTLALGANPGGGTLSGTTTATLFAGVATFGNLSINKVGTGYTLVASSPLLGSKTSQAFNITPAAPASMLFSTQPPNGSAGTPLNPAVRVTLLDAFGNITTSTANVTVSLGNNPTGAELAGTTTVAAVNGVATFSNLRVSKPGTGYTLQATSGAFTATSTGFNVTVGAAARLVFSAPPGNAVAGTTLGAVQVQVQDLGGNVVTGSTAPVTLTLGGPAGGTLGGTTTVAAVNGVATFSNLSIQKAAAGYTLTAASTGLQSATSDVFEIVPAAAAKLAFSVQPSNTGVGAIIAPAVRVSVLDAFNNSIPSATPNITLALAANPWGGTLSGTTTVAAVSGVATFDSLSINQAGTAYQLTATSGALSSATSTAFQVQAGSATRLVFTQAPASTTAGANLGTVTVEVQDAQGNRVNVASSVTLTLQGSQSATLSGTTTVAAVNGVATFNTLSIARVGTGYQLKAQASGLTEATSSTFDITHGPAAALVFTVQPGSTQAGAVISPAVRVAFQDAFGNAVTNATQAVTVAIANNPGNGTLSGTKTVNAVNGVATFADLSINRAGQGYTLQASAGALPAVTSAVFNITSSGGGRLVFRATLADVTAGDLLSAVEVELQDAQGNVLTEATGSVTLGLGANPTGAQLLGTLTVSAVQGVARFEGLSLRKVGNGYTLVASASGFAGVTSQAFNVKPGAAASYTLVLDPSVPVGQQATLSATAYDAYGNQATSYGGTAKVTSSDGAASFAPTATFAGGVLQSFKVTFKSPGLRTLTLTDTATASLTGTAQLNVTPLAPPMVAITEPANGATVSGQVRISATGTVASGTTLAELAILVDGVVLVSGTGATVTGSWDSTKVQDDSVHTITAVIADGAGNVVHAAPVTVTVRNGNGGGGGGGGGGGGGGCGATSGTDSGLFFGLLIVARNLLGRRRAKAMGAAER from the coding sequence TTGCGGTGGAGCACCCAGGTGCTCGGGGCGATGTGGCTCGTTGCGACACTGGCGTGCGAAGGCTCGGGGCCAGGGCTCGAGCCGCGGTCCGAGGCGATTCGCCCGGGCCTGGCGACCCACAAGGTGCAGCTGAGCGCGGAGCAGGCCCGGCAGCTCGCGCAGCGTGGCGCCAATGTCCAGCACATCGCGGACTACGGCTCCTTCCAGCTCGTCTCGGTGGATGAGGATGCGATGGCGGCCCTGCCCGAGGGGGCCGAGCCGCGCGATGACTTCAACGACATCCTGCTCAACGCGGGCACCATCGACACCGCGTCTCCTCACGGCCAGTCCCTGCGCGGGATGAAGCTGCCCGCCTCCGGCAAGAGCCTGCACATCGTCCAGTTCGCCGGCCCCATCCAGCCTCAGTGGGTCGAGGCGCTCCAGGCCACCGGCGTCCAGCTCATCACGTACATCCCCAACAACGCCTATATCGTGTACGGCGACGCGGCCTCGCTGACGCGCCTGCAGCGGCACGTCAGCTCCGAGCGCTCCATCCAGTGGAGCGGGGACTACCTCCCGGACTTCAAGCTGGATCCGTCCATCCACCGGCTCCAGACGGAGACGTACGCCCTCCAGCTCATCCAGGATGAAGAGGCCAACGGCGCCACGCTGGAGCTCATCCGCGCCCGGCAGTCGCGCGACGGCACCACCCAGGAGGCGCTGGGCTACGTGAACGTGGTGGCCTGGCTGACGAAGAGGGAGCTCCACGAGCTGGCCGCCCGTCCGGACGTGCTCTCCATCCAGCCGTACTTCGTGCCGCGCCCGCATGACGAGCGCCAGGGCGTGATCGTCTCCGGCCGCCTGAGCGGCAACAACCCCACGGGGCCGGGCTACCTGGCTTGGCTGGCCTCCAAGGGCTTCACGCAGGCGCAGTTCACCGCCTCCGGCTTCGGTGTGGATGTGTCCGACAGCGGTCTGGACAACGGCACCCAGGCGCCGAACCACTTCGGGCTCTACGTGGACGGCGACGTCAGCAAGGCCAGCCGTGTCGTCTACAACCGCATCGAGGGGTCCGGGAGCAGCATGCTCTCGGGCTGCAATGGCCACGGCACACTGAACGCGCACATCATCGGTGGCTACTCGGACCTGACCGGGTCCCCGTTCGCGGATGCGGAGGGCTACGCCTACGGGCTGGGTGTGGCGCCCTTCGTGAAGCTAGGCTCGTCTGTCGTCTACGGACCGGACTTCACCAACCCCGACTTCGAGGACCTGCAGTCACGCGCCTATCGGGATGGCATGCGCATCAGCAGCAACAGCTGGGGCAGCGACAGCAGCAACGCCTACACCCAGGAGAGCCAGCGGTACGACGCGCTGGTGCGTGACGCGCAGCCGACCGGGTCCGCGGTGCCCGCCGCGGGCAACCAGCAGATGGTCATCGTCTTCTCCGCGGGCAACAGCGGCCCGGGCCCCAACACCGTGAGGACTCCGGCCACCGCGAAGAACATCCTCACCGTGGGAGCCTCCGAGAGCGTTCAGCCCTTCAACGCCTTGGATTTCTGCACCGTGGGGGACGACGATGCCAACAGCGTCCATGAGCTCTTCGATGCCTCCAGCCGTGGCCCCACGGCGGACGGCCGCAAGAAGCCGGACCTCGTGGCCCCTGGCACGCACGTCGTCGGTGGCGTGGCGCAGGCGGCCTCGCAGCGTGCCAACCCGCCTGCTGCTCCCCTGGGCCAGTCGCTCGCGTGCTTCGACGCCAGCGGCGTGTGTGGCGGCGCCAACGGCGCGCCGTACTTCCCGTCGGGCCAGCAGTGGTACACGGCCTCCTCCGGCACCAGCCACGCGGCTCCGGTCGTCTCCGGCGGCGCGGCGCTGCTGCGCCAGTACTTCATCAACCAGGGCATGACGCCGCCGAGCCCGGCGATGACGAAGGCGTACCTGATGAACACCGCCCGCTACCTGACGGGCGCGGATGCCATCGACGCTCTCTGGTCCAACAAGCAGGGTATGGGCCTGATGGACCTGGGCATGGCCTTCGACGGCGCCCAGCGCCTGCTGGATGACGAGAACCCGGCCAACCTCTTCACCGCCACGGGCCAGTCGCGCACCTTCTCCGGAGTGATCGCGGACACCACCCGGCCCTTCCGCGTCACGCTGGCGTGGACGGACGCGCCCGGCACCACCACCGCCAGTCCGTGGAAGAACAACCTGGACCTGACCGTCACGGTCGGCGCCAACACCTACAAGGGCAACGTCTTCACCGGCCCGAGCTCCACCCCTGGCGGCACGGCGGACGGCGTGAACAACGTGGAGAGCGTGTTCCTGCCCCCGGGCACCGACGGCACCTTCACCATCACGGTGACGGCGGCGAACATCAACTCGGACGGCGTGCCGGCCAATGCCTCCTCGCTGGACCAGGACTACGCCCTGGTGGCCTACAACTCCTGCGCCAGCGCGTCCCAGGTGCCCACGGGGGTGAGCGCCACCGCCAATGGCAACCACCGCATCGACGTGAACTGGGCGCCCAACGGAGCCACCGAGTACAACGTGTATCGCTCCACGACCGCGGGCGGCCCGTACACTCGCGTGGCCACCGTGGCGGCGCCTCCGTACGCGGACCTCGGAGTGTCGGGAGGCATCCGCTATTACTACGTGGTGCGCGCGGTGCAGTGCGCGGAGTCCCCCCGGTCCACGGAGGTCTCCGCCATTCCCAACGGCGCATGCACGCTGCCGCCCACCTTCGCGGGCATCTCCGCCGTGAGCAACGCTCAGGCGGCCACCTGCGCCAACACGGTCACCTGGGCCGCGGGCACTCCGGCCTGTGGTGGCACGCTGAGCTACTCGGTCTACCGCGGCACCAGCCCGGGCTTCACTCCGTCGGTGGGCAACCGCATTGCCACGGGGCTGACTGGCACCAGCTTCGCGGATGATCTGAACCTGACCAGCGGCACGAAGTACTTCTACGTGGTCCGAGCCACCGAGCAGGGCGGCGCCACCAACGAGGACACCAATACCGTCGAGAAGTCCTCCACGCCGACGGGCGCCGAGACCACGGGCCTCAACTACTTCGATGATCTGGACGGCAACCGCCCGACGAATGCGTCCCTGTACTGGCTCCCGACTTCCACTCCCGCGGGCTTGATCAACCTCACCTCGAACTGTCGCTACCAGTCGGCCCTGAAGGCCTACCGTTTCGGCAGGGCCAGCACCGGCTGTGGGGGCTACTACCCCTCCAGCGCGGAGGGCACCCTGGTGCTCGGCGGCAACGGCGTCACCGCCCCGAGCATCTACGGCTTCAACCTGCCTGTGAGCACCCGCACTCCGCAGCTGACGTTCAACATCTGGCACGTCCTCGAGACGGGCCGGGATGGAGCCTGGCTCTCCTACAGCACGCAGGGGCCGAACGGGCCGTGGACCCAGGTTGGCGACGCGGAGTCCTCGACGGCGCCCTACATCTCCGCGGGGGGCTATGACGGCGCGCTCGACGCCTCCCCCAACATCCGGATCTGGACCGGCCCGAGGAGCGGGGCGAATGGCTCCTTCAAACCGGTCACCGTCAACCTGTCGGCGCTGGCGGGCCAGAGGGTGTGGTTCGCCTTCCGGTTCTACACCGACAGCTCCTGGGAGGAAGAGGGGTTCTACCTTGACGACGTGCGCCTCACCGCGGATGCGTACGCGACATGCTCCACGCGGACTCCGCCCGTTGGCCCGGCCGTCGCCTACCGGGTGAGCGGAATGAGCGACTCGAGGCAGTCGGGCTCGTCCTTCTTCGCCACCTTCACCGCGGTGGACTCGGTGGGCATCCCGGTGACGAGCTACACCGGCACGGCGGCGATCAGCAGCTCGGACCCTCAGTGGAGCGGGGCCACCAGCCTGAACTTCACCGCGGGCGAGGCGGTTGGCCTGTACACCCTGCGCACCGCGGGCACGCAGACCCTCACCGCGACGTCCACCACGAACCCGACGCTGCGAGGCAGCGGCAGCAGCTTCATCATCCCGAGCGCGGCGTCCGGGATGATCTTCTCCGTGCAGCCGGCCACCGCGGTGGCGGGAGTCCCCATCCACCCCGCCGTGAAGGTGAGGCTGGTGGACCTGTACGGCAACATCGTCTCGTCGGGCAGCGGCAGCGTCACCCTCGCGCTGGGAGCCAACCCGGGTGGCGGCACGCTGTCCGGCACCACCACGGCGACGCTATTCGCGGGTGTGGCCACCTTCGGCAACCTGTCCATCAACAAGGTGGGGACAGGGTACACGCTGGTGGCCAGCTCCCCGTTGCTCGGCTCCAAGACGAGCCAGGCCTTCAACATCACCCCGGCCGCGCCGGCGAGCATGCTCTTCAGCACCCAGCCCCCCAATGGAAGCGCGGGCACGCCTCTCAACCCGGCGGTGCGGGTGACACTCCTGGATGCGTTCGGCAACATCACGACGTCCACGGCGAATGTCACCGTCTCCCTGGGCAACAACCCGACGGGGGCCGAGCTGGCTGGCACCACCACGGTGGCGGCGGTGAATGGCGTGGCCACCTTCAGCAACCTGCGCGTCAGCAAGCCAGGCACGGGCTACACCCTGCAGGCGACCTCGGGCGCTTTCACCGCCACCAGCACCGGCTTCAATGTGACGGTGGGGGCGGCGGCTCGGCTCGTCTTCAGCGCGCCTCCAGGCAATGCGGTGGCGGGGACGACACTGGGCGCCGTTCAGGTTCAGGTGCAGGATCTGGGGGGCAACGTGGTTACCGGCTCGACGGCGCCGGTGACGCTCACCCTGGGAGGCCCCGCGGGCGGCACGCTGGGAGGCACCACCACGGTGGCGGCCGTCAACGGCGTGGCCACCTTCTCCAACCTCTCCATCCAGAAGGCGGCCGCCGGCTACACGCTGACGGCGGCCTCCACGGGACTGCAGAGCGCCACCAGTGATGTCTTCGAGATCGTCCCGGCGGCGGCGGCGAAGCTGGCCTTCAGCGTCCAGCCGAGCAACACGGGGGTAGGGGCCATCATCGCTCCGGCGGTGAGGGTCTCCGTGTTGGATGCCTTCAACAACTCCATTCCGAGCGCGACTCCCAACATCACCCTGGCGCTGGCGGCCAACCCCTGGGGCGGCACGCTGAGCGGCACCACCACGGTGGCGGCCGTCAGCGGCGTGGCCACCTTCGACAGCCTGTCCATCAACCAGGCTGGTACGGCCTACCAGCTGACCGCGACGTCGGGGGCGCTCAGCAGCGCCACCAGCACGGCGTTCCAGGTCCAGGCAGGTAGCGCGACCCGGCTGGTGTTCACGCAGGCTCCCGCGAGCACCACGGCAGGCGCCAACCTCGGCACGGTCACCGTGGAGGTGCAGGACGCCCAGGGCAACCGGGTCAATGTCGCCAGCAGCGTCACGCTCACGCTCCAGGGCAGCCAGAGTGCCACGCTGAGTGGCACCACCACGGTGGCGGCTGTCAACGGCGTGGCGACGTTCAACACCCTGTCCATCGCCCGGGTGGGGACGGGCTACCAGCTGAAGGCCCAGGCCAGCGGGCTGACGGAGGCCACCAGCTCCACGTTCGACATCACCCATGGGCCGGCGGCGGCGCTGGTCTTCACGGTGCAGCCGGGCTCCACCCAGGCTGGCGCGGTGATCAGCCCGGCGGTCCGCGTGGCCTTCCAGGATGCCTTCGGCAACGCGGTCACCAACGCCACGCAGGCCGTCACGGTGGCGATCGCCAACAACCCTGGCAATGGCACGCTGTCGGGTACGAAGACGGTCAACGCCGTCAACGGCGTGGCCACCTTCGCGGATCTGTCCATCAACCGCGCTGGGCAGGGCTATACGCTCCAGGCGAGCGCGGGTGCGCTGCCGGCGGTGACGAGCGCGGTGTTCAACATCACCTCGAGCGGGGGGGGGAGGCTGGTCTTCCGTGCCACGCTGGCGGACGTCACCGCGGGTGACCTGCTGTCCGCCGTCGAGGTGGAGTTGCAGGATGCGCAGGGCAACGTGCTCACCGAGGCCACGGGCAGCGTGACGCTGGGCCTTGGCGCGAACCCGACGGGCGCTCAGCTGCTGGGCACCCTCACGGTGTCGGCGGTCCAGGGCGTGGCGAGGTTCGAGGGGCTGTCGCTGCGCAAGGTCGGCAATGGCTACACGCTGGTGGCGAGCGCGTCGGGCTTCGCGGGGGTGACGAGCCAGGCGTTCAACGTCAAGCCGGGCGCGGCGGCCAGCTACACGCTGGTGCTCGATCCGAGCGTGCCGGTGGGCCAGCAGGCCACCTTGTCGGCCACGGCCTACGACGCCTACGGCAATCAGGCCACCAGCTACGGGGGCACGGCCAAGGTGACCAGCTCCGACGGCGCGGCGTCCTTCGCTCCCACGGCGACGTTCGCCGGAGGCGTGCTCCAGAGCTTCAAGGTGACGTTCAAGTCGCCAGGGCTGCGCACGCTCACCCTGACTGACACGGCGACGGCGAGCCTGACCGGTACCGCGCAGCTCAACGTCACGCCGTTGGCCCCGCCGATGGTAGCGATAACGGAGCCGGCCAATGGTGCCACCGTCTCCGGCCAGGTCCGGATCTCCGCCACGGGGACGGTCGCTTCGGGCACCACGCTGGCCGAGCTCGCCATCCTCGTGGATGGGGTGGTGCTCGTCAGCGGCACGGGCGCGACGGTGACTGGCAGCTGGGACAGCACGAAGGTGCAGGACGACTCGGTCCACACCATCACCGCGGTCATTGCCGACGGCGCGGGCAACGTGGTGCACGCCGCCCCGGTGACCGTCACCGTGCGTAACGGGAACGGCGGGGGCGGAGGCGGGGGCGGGGGTGGGGGTGGAGGCGGGTGTGGCGCCACCTCCGGCACGGACTCTGGCCTCTTCTTTGGCCTGCTCATCGTGGCGCGGAACCTGCTCGGACGGCGTCGCGCGAAGGCGATGGGGGCTGCCGAGCGATGA
- a CDS encoding alpha/beta fold hydrolase: protein MPEVLSHEARIRFEDTGQSEPALLLLPGWCTSRAVFAPLLPRLSVRHRVLSMDLRGHGQSEQGGEDFSSETLVDDALAVVEASGARQVVPIALSHAGWIALELRRRLGERVRGLVLLDWIVLEPPPPFLAALQGLQSGAWQDSRDALFSMWLKGVDSPAVIRFVREDMGAFAGEMWRRAGREIGAAYAREGYPLRALSALSPPVPTMHLYSQPADPAYRMAQQSFSADHPWFQVLKLEATSHFPTFEVPDALATHVEDFLRAALARHPRMVDLGLPSA, encoded by the coding sequence ATGCCCGAGGTGCTTTCTCACGAGGCGCGCATCCGTTTCGAGGACACAGGGCAGAGCGAGCCGGCACTGCTCCTCCTGCCTGGGTGGTGCACCAGCCGGGCTGTCTTCGCCCCGCTCCTGCCCAGGCTCTCGGTGCGTCACCGGGTGCTCTCCATGGACCTGCGCGGGCACGGCCAGTCCGAGCAGGGAGGCGAGGACTTCTCCAGCGAGACGCTGGTGGACGACGCGCTCGCGGTGGTGGAGGCCAGTGGTGCGCGGCAGGTGGTCCCGATCGCGCTGTCCCATGCGGGATGGATCGCCCTGGAGCTGCGCCGGCGGCTGGGCGAGCGCGTGCGAGGGCTCGTGCTGCTGGACTGGATCGTCCTGGAGCCACCCCCACCCTTCCTGGCCGCGCTCCAGGGGCTCCAGTCCGGTGCGTGGCAGGACAGCCGTGACGCGCTCTTCAGCATGTGGCTGAAGGGCGTCGACTCGCCCGCCGTCATACGGTTCGTCCGCGAGGACATGGGCGCCTTCGCCGGAGAGATGTGGCGCCGGGCAGGAAGGGAGATCGGCGCCGCCTACGCCCGGGAGGGCTATCCGCTGCGCGCGCTCTCCGCCCTGTCGCCCCCGGTTCCGACGATGCACCTGTACTCGCAGCCAGCGGATCCGGCGTACCGGATGGCACAGCAATCCTTCTCCGCGGATCATCCGTGGTTCCAGGTCCTGAAGCTGGAAGCGACCAGTCACTTCCCGACCTTCGAGGTACCCGACGCGCTGGCCACGCACGTCGAGGATTTCCTCCGAGCAGCTCTAGCGCGTCACCCCAGGATGGTAGACCTCGGTCTTCCTTCCGCGTGA